One Paenisporosarcina sp. FSL H8-0542 genomic region harbors:
- a CDS encoding dihydroorotate dehydrogenase, which translates to MNRLAIELPGLSLKNPIMPASGCFGFGKEYARLYDLSKLGSIMIKATTLETRLGNPTPRVAETSSGMLNAIGLQNPGLEKVIAEELKWLEQYDVPIIANVAGTLTEDYVEVAKHISKAKNVHALELNISCPNVKCGGITFGTDPSVAAELTAAVKEVSEVPVYVKLSPNVTDIGEIARAVEAGGADGITMINTLIGMRLDTRTGRPVIANGTGGLSGPAVKPVALRMVYEVAKQVSIPIIGMGGVATVDDVIDFMSAGASAVAVGTANFVDPFVCPTIIDQLPEKLDWLGLNHISELVGRSHR; encoded by the coding sequence ATGAATCGATTAGCGATAGAATTACCAGGATTATCATTGAAAAATCCAATTATGCCAGCTTCCGGGTGTTTCGGATTTGGCAAAGAATATGCTCGGTTGTATGACTTATCAAAACTTGGATCGATTATGATCAAAGCAACGACACTTGAGACGCGTTTAGGAAATCCTACACCACGTGTTGCAGAAACTTCATCTGGAATGCTGAATGCAATTGGACTTCAAAATCCAGGTCTGGAAAAAGTGATTGCTGAAGAGCTGAAGTGGCTGGAGCAATATGATGTGCCGATCATTGCAAATGTTGCCGGCACGTTGACGGAAGATTATGTGGAAGTTGCGAAACATATATCAAAAGCAAAAAATGTCCATGCTTTGGAATTGAATATTTCTTGTCCGAACGTAAAATGCGGAGGCATTACATTTGGAACCGATCCGTCGGTTGCTGCAGAACTGACTGCCGCCGTAAAAGAAGTTTCGGAAGTTCCTGTTTATGTAAAATTATCCCCGAACGTAACCGATATAGGTGAAATTGCTCGAGCAGTTGAAGCTGGAGGGGCTGATGGCATAACGATGATTAATACGCTCATTGGAATGCGACTGGATACAAGAACAGGGAGACCTGTCATTGCCAACGGGACTGGAGGCTTATCGGGTCCTGCAGTCAAACCGGTAGCTTTGCGTATGGTGTATGAAGTTGCCAAACAAGTGTCTATTCCGATCATCGGAATGGGGGGCGTTGCGACGGTTGACGATGTCATTGATTTCATGTCGGCAGGCGCAAGTGCCGTAGCTGTAGGAACAGCAAACTTCGTTGATCCATTTGTTTGTCCGACGATCATTGATCAATTACCTGAGAAACTCGATTGGTTAGGTCTGAATCATATCTCAGAATTAGTGGGGAGGAGTCACCGATGA
- a CDS encoding dihydroorotate dehydrogenase electron transfer subunit: MIKQERMRIVKHKEIAQNIFEMTVSGQLVQDMTSPGQFVHIRVSDSYEPLLRRPISIASIDRDVSEFTMIYRAEGRGTSLLALKMVGEEIDVLGPLGNGFPVEEATPGETVVLIGGGIGVPPLYELSKRLVDKGVKPIHVLGFQSKEAVFYEDFFRELGETHIVTVDGSHGQQGFVTTVLSELQPEFSSYFTCGPTGMLAAIQNMYPDRKGFLSFEERMGCGLGACFACVCKTTDQTEVDYVKVCSDGPVFPAGVVSV, translated from the coding sequence ATGATTAAACAAGAGCGCATGCGCATCGTCAAACATAAAGAGATCGCTCAAAATATTTTCGAAATGACGGTGAGTGGCCAACTTGTACAGGACATGACAAGTCCGGGTCAATTTGTTCACATCCGTGTTTCGGATAGCTATGAGCCTTTGCTCCGCAGACCAATCAGCATTGCGTCAATTGACCGAGATGTGTCGGAGTTCACAATGATTTATCGTGCTGAAGGCCGAGGAACTTCATTGCTCGCGCTTAAAATGGTTGGAGAAGAAATAGATGTTTTGGGACCTCTTGGCAACGGCTTTCCCGTTGAGGAAGCAACACCCGGTGAAACAGTTGTGTTGATTGGAGGGGGAATCGGTGTTCCTCCTTTATATGAACTATCTAAAAGACTTGTTGATAAAGGTGTCAAACCGATTCATGTACTTGGCTTCCAGTCAAAAGAAGCTGTCTTTTACGAAGATTTCTTCCGAGAACTTGGTGAAACGCATATTGTTACAGTAGATGGATCACACGGTCAACAAGGATTTGTCACGACGGTGCTATCTGAATTACAACCCGAATTTTCATCATACTTCACGTGTGGTCCAACTGGAATGCTTGCGGCAATTCAGAATATGTATCCGGATCGAAAAGGGTTTCTATCGTTTGAAGAACGCATGGGTTGCGGACTTGGAGCTTGTTTCGCTTGTGTCTGCAAAACCACTGATCAAACAGAAGTGGACTATGTAAAAGTGTGCTCGGATGGTCCAGTATTTCCTGCAGGGGTGGTGTCCGTATGA
- the carB gene encoding carbamoyl-phosphate synthase large subunit: MPKRKDIETILVIGSGPIVIGQAAEFDYAGTQACLALKEEGYRVILINSNPATIMTDTEIADKVYIEPITLDFVSRILRKERPDALLPTLGGQTGLNMAIELDESGILQELNIEILGTKLEAIHKAEDRDLFRTLMNDLNEPVPESDIIHNMQEAEAFVKRIGYPVIVRPAFTLGGTGGGICHNDEELLETVTSGLKYSPVTQCLLEKSIAGFKEVEYEVMRDSNDNAIVVCNMENVDPVGIHTGDSIVVAPSQTLSDREYQMLRNVSLKIIRALKIEGGCNVQLALDPYSFNYYIIEVNPRVSRSSALASKATGYPIAKLAAKIAVGLTLDEMMNPVTGKTYACFEPALDYVVTKIPRWPFDKFESAKRNLGTQMKATGEVMAMGRTFEESILKAVRSLETGQFHLDLKNADAMSDEWIEKRIRRAGDERLFFIGEALRRGVTIDTIHEWSQIDLFFLNKFQNIVKYEEVVSSHPFDFEVAKKAKRMGFADATLAALWNSDELTIYNWRKELNLIPVFKMVDTCAAEFESETPYFYGTYEDENESIKTDKESVIVLGSGPIRIGQGVEFDYATVHSVWAIKEAGYEAIIINSNPETVSTDFSISDKLYFEPLTIEDVMHIVDLEQPKGVVVQFGGQTAINLADKLQERGVQILGTSLEDLDRAENRDKFERALHEIGIPQPMGKTAVSSEQAVAIGNEIGYPVLVRPSYVLGGRAMQIVYNQEELAHYMEHAVQASPEHPVLVDRYLTGTEIEVDAISDGENVCIPGIMEHIERAGVHSGDSIAVYPPQNLTCEQVNTLVDYTTRLAKGLNIIGLLNIQYVISKGEVYVIEVNPRSSRTVPFLSKITNIPMAKIATKAILGQSLPSQGIANGLAPSPRGVFVKVPVFSFAKLRRVDITLGPEMKSTGEVMGKDITLEKALYKGLVAAGMEIKDHGSVLMTIADKDKEEAVSIANRFTSIGYRILATEGTANALKEAGIPVTTVNKIGSEGPTLLDYIQKGDAQFVINTLTKGKLPESDGFRIRRESVENGIPCLTSLDTAEAMLRVIESMTFQAEEMPTQGVFG; the protein is encoded by the coding sequence ATGCCTAAACGTAAAGATATAGAAACCATTCTCGTCATCGGATCCGGTCCGATTGTAATCGGTCAAGCAGCTGAATTTGACTATGCTGGAACACAAGCTTGTCTAGCTTTAAAAGAAGAAGGCTATCGGGTCATTCTCATCAACTCAAATCCGGCAACTATCATGACCGATACTGAAATTGCGGACAAAGTCTATATCGAACCGATTACATTGGATTTCGTAAGTCGAATTTTACGCAAAGAACGTCCAGATGCCCTTCTGCCTACTTTAGGTGGACAAACTGGCTTGAACATGGCGATTGAATTGGACGAATCAGGAATTCTGCAAGAGTTGAACATTGAAATACTAGGCACGAAATTGGAAGCTATTCATAAAGCGGAAGATCGTGATTTATTCCGTACACTGATGAACGACTTGAACGAACCCGTTCCAGAAAGTGACATCATTCATAACATGCAGGAAGCCGAGGCATTCGTTAAACGAATCGGTTACCCTGTCATCGTCCGTCCTGCATTTACGCTTGGGGGAACTGGTGGAGGAATATGCCACAACGACGAAGAGCTTCTTGAAACAGTGACGAGTGGTCTGAAATACAGTCCTGTTACTCAGTGTCTACTTGAAAAATCAATCGCTGGCTTCAAAGAAGTAGAATACGAGGTTATGAGAGACTCCAATGACAATGCCATCGTAGTCTGTAACATGGAAAACGTTGACCCGGTAGGTATTCATACAGGAGATTCCATCGTCGTTGCGCCAAGTCAGACTTTATCAGACCGTGAGTATCAAATGTTGCGCAATGTCTCCCTTAAAATTATCCGCGCATTAAAAATCGAAGGTGGCTGTAATGTTCAATTAGCACTGGATCCATACAGCTTCAACTACTACATCATTGAAGTGAATCCAAGGGTAAGCCGTTCGTCTGCACTGGCTTCAAAAGCGACAGGTTACCCAATCGCCAAACTGGCTGCTAAAATTGCTGTCGGTTTGACACTGGATGAAATGATGAATCCGGTTACCGGCAAAACTTATGCATGCTTTGAGCCTGCGCTCGATTATGTCGTTACTAAAATTCCGCGCTGGCCATTTGATAAATTCGAATCGGCTAAACGAAATTTAGGTACACAAATGAAAGCAACAGGAGAAGTAATGGCGATGGGAAGAACGTTCGAGGAATCTATTCTGAAAGCCGTGCGTTCACTTGAGACAGGTCAATTCCATTTAGATCTGAAAAACGCGGATGCCATGTCAGATGAATGGATTGAAAAACGTATCCGACGTGCAGGTGATGAACGACTGTTCTTCATCGGGGAAGCTTTAAGACGAGGAGTCACGATTGACACCATACATGAGTGGAGTCAAATCGATTTATTCTTCCTCAATAAATTTCAAAATATCGTGAAGTACGAAGAAGTGGTTTCTAGCCATCCGTTTGATTTCGAAGTGGCGAAAAAGGCGAAGCGCATGGGGTTTGCAGATGCGACGCTAGCAGCATTATGGAATAGCGATGAATTGACTATCTACAACTGGAGAAAAGAACTGAACTTGATTCCAGTCTTTAAAATGGTGGATACATGTGCGGCAGAATTTGAATCGGAAACACCTTATTTCTACGGAACATACGAAGATGAAAATGAATCAATCAAGACAGATAAAGAAAGTGTCATCGTGCTTGGTTCAGGACCAATCCGAATCGGTCAAGGTGTCGAGTTTGACTATGCAACCGTACATTCTGTATGGGCAATCAAAGAAGCAGGTTATGAAGCCATCATTATCAATAGCAACCCAGAAACAGTATCAACGGATTTCTCCATCTCGGACAAGCTTTATTTTGAACCTTTAACAATTGAAGATGTCATGCACATAGTGGATCTGGAACAACCAAAAGGCGTTGTCGTTCAGTTCGGAGGACAAACAGCCATCAACTTAGCGGATAAACTGCAGGAACGTGGTGTTCAAATCCTGGGAACTTCTTTGGAAGATCTGGACCGTGCAGAAAATCGCGATAAATTTGAACGTGCACTGCATGAAATCGGTATCCCACAACCAATGGGCAAGACAGCTGTTTCATCAGAACAAGCAGTGGCAATCGGCAATGAAATCGGCTATCCGGTACTAGTTCGTCCTTCATACGTCTTAGGCGGACGTGCTATGCAAATTGTTTACAATCAAGAAGAACTTGCTCATTACATGGAGCATGCAGTTCAGGCAAGTCCGGAACATCCAGTATTGGTCGACCGTTATTTAACTGGTACCGAAATTGAAGTCGATGCCATCTCAGACGGAGAAAATGTATGCATTCCAGGAATTATGGAACATATCGAACGAGCGGGTGTTCACTCGGGTGACTCGATTGCAGTCTATCCACCACAGAATTTAACGTGCGAACAAGTGAATACGCTCGTGGATTACACGACTCGACTTGCAAAAGGCCTGAACATCATTGGTTTACTGAATATCCAATATGTTATCTCTAAAGGCGAAGTTTATGTGATTGAAGTGAATCCACGTTCAAGCCGAACGGTTCCTTTCCTAAGTAAGATTACGAATATTCCAATGGCGAAGATTGCGACAAAAGCAATTTTGGGACAATCGCTCCCTTCTCAAGGAATTGCAAATGGACTTGCGCCTTCACCTAGAGGTGTTTTCGTGAAAGTGCCAGTATTCAGCTTTGCGAAACTGCGCCGAGTGGATATTACATTGGGACCTGAAATGAAATCGACCGGGGAAGTCATGGGGAAAGATATCACGCTTGAAAAAGCACTTTATAAAGGCTTAGTGGCTGCAGGAATGGAAATCAAAGATCACGGTTCAGTATTGATGACAATCGCCGACAAGGATAAAGAAGAAGCAGTATCGATTGCGAATCGCTTCACGTCGATCGGTTACAGAATTCTTGCTACTGAAGGAACGGCAAATGCCTTAAAAGAAGCGGGAATACCGGTTACAACAGTTAATAAAATTGGCAGTGAAGGTCCAACTTTACTGGACTACATCCAAAAAGGAGATGCCCAGTTCGTCATTAACACGTTAACAAAAGGTAAATTGCCAGAGAGTGATGGGTTCCGAATCCGACGTGAGTCTGTAGAAAATGGAATTCCTTGCTTAACGTCGCTGGACACAGCAGAAGCGATGTTACGAGTCATTGAATCGATGACATTCCAAGCCGAGGAGATGCCGACACAGGGGGTTTTTGGATGA
- a CDS encoding carbamoyl phosphate synthase small subunit encodes MMKRSLILETGDVFNGTAFGSLNASEGEVVFTTGMTGYQETLSDPSYCGQIVTMTYPLIGNYGINRDDFESIEPAIKGMVVRELANTPSNFRSDATLNDLFVVKNIPGIEGVDTRKLTRIIREFGSVKGHISKAGADVHVEEVVARLNNISFPTDQVKQVSTKRPYPSPGRGKRVVLVDFGMKHGILRELNKRDCDVIVVPYNTTAEEIMAIYPDGIMLSNGPGDPKDVPEAITMIQNLIGKIPIFGICLGHQLFALASGGDTFKLKFGHRGANHPVKDLESGKTEMTSQNHGYAVDPESLKETRLKVTHTALNDGTVEGLKHLDAAAFTVQYHPEASPGPEDSNHLFDRFIELMNANVKGEKKHA; translated from the coding sequence ATGATGAAAAGAAGCCTCATTTTAGAAACTGGAGATGTGTTTAATGGAACTGCATTCGGAAGTTTGAATGCCAGTGAAGGAGAAGTCGTTTTCACGACGGGTATGACAGGCTACCAGGAGACTCTATCGGACCCATCTTACTGCGGTCAAATTGTTACGATGACTTATCCATTGATCGGCAATTACGGAATAAATCGAGATGATTTTGAATCAATCGAACCGGCAATCAAAGGAATGGTTGTCCGTGAACTGGCAAACACACCATCCAACTTCAGAAGCGATGCGACACTCAATGACTTGTTCGTAGTGAAAAACATTCCCGGCATTGAAGGAGTGGATACACGTAAACTGACACGAATAATTCGTGAGTTTGGTTCGGTAAAAGGCCATATCAGTAAAGCGGGTGCTGATGTACATGTAGAAGAAGTAGTCGCACGATTAAATAATATATCATTCCCGACGGATCAAGTGAAACAAGTGTCAACGAAACGTCCTTATCCAAGCCCAGGACGAGGTAAGCGTGTAGTACTCGTCGATTTCGGAATGAAACATGGGATTTTGCGTGAGCTTAACAAGCGTGACTGTGATGTGATCGTTGTACCGTATAACACAACTGCTGAAGAAATCATGGCGATTTATCCCGATGGCATTATGCTTTCAAACGGCCCTGGAGATCCAAAAGACGTTCCAGAAGCAATCACGATGATACAGAATTTAATCGGGAAGATTCCGATATTCGGAATTTGCCTCGGTCATCAACTCTTTGCCCTTGCAAGTGGCGGAGATACATTCAAACTGAAATTTGGACACCGTGGAGCAAATCATCCAGTAAAAGATTTGGAGTCTGGCAAAACGGAAATGACTTCCCAAAACCATGGCTATGCAGTGGATCCTGAATCACTGAAAGAAACGCGTTTGAAAGTTACGCACACTGCCTTGAATGACGGCACAGTGGAAGGCTTAAAACATTTGGATGCTGCCGCTTTTACAGTGCAATACCATCCGGAAGCATCACCTGGACCAGAAGATTCCAATCACTTATTTGATCGATTCATCGAATTAATGAACGCCAATGTGAAAGGGGAAAAAAAACATGCCTAA
- a CDS encoding dihydroorotase yields the protein MKKFIQNIKLLNDNNELMEGSILIDNGRIIEVNPKATPEADEIIDGKGHFVSAGFIDVHVHLREPGGEQKETIQTGTHAAAKGGFTTICAMPNTRPVPDTVENLSHVNRLIEENAVIRVLPYASITIREAGKERTDLAALKEHGAFAFTDDGVGVQQAGMMFEAMKDAAKLNMPIVAHCEDNTLIYAGVMHEGTKNKELGLKGIPSIAESVHIARDILLAEAAGAHYHVCHVSTKESVRVIRDAKKAGVRVTAEVSPHHLLLCEDDIPGNDGNWKMNPPLRAKEDLQALIEGLEDGTLDFIATDHAPHTEQEKGNGMEQAPFGIVGLETAFPLLYTHFVKSGKWTLAQLVEWMTRKPADVFGLPYGRLHMGESADLVFIDLSREQDIETATFVSKGKNTPFQNWTCTGWPVMTMFEGNVIWQEEK from the coding sequence ATGAAAAAATTCATACAAAACATTAAATTGCTCAATGACAATAACGAATTGATGGAGGGATCCATCCTGATCGACAATGGACGCATTATAGAAGTGAATCCGAAAGCAACACCAGAAGCCGATGAAATCATAGACGGCAAAGGACATTTCGTTTCTGCAGGATTCATCGATGTCCATGTCCACTTACGCGAGCCGGGTGGCGAGCAAAAAGAAACGATTCAAACGGGTACACATGCCGCGGCAAAAGGCGGTTTCACTACCATTTGCGCAATGCCAAATACTAGACCAGTACCGGATACGGTAGAAAATCTGAGTCATGTCAACCGTCTGATTGAAGAGAATGCAGTGATTCGCGTACTGCCTTATGCCTCGATTACGATTCGAGAAGCCGGGAAAGAACGAACAGATTTGGCTGCCTTGAAAGAACATGGTGCATTTGCTTTTACGGATGATGGAGTAGGTGTACAACAGGCTGGCATGATGTTTGAAGCAATGAAGGACGCAGCGAAGCTGAATATGCCGATTGTTGCCCATTGCGAAGACAATACACTCATTTACGCAGGCGTCATGCACGAAGGGACGAAAAATAAAGAATTGGGTCTTAAAGGGATTCCATCCATCGCGGAATCTGTGCATATTGCGAGAGATATTTTACTAGCTGAAGCAGCAGGGGCACACTATCATGTTTGCCACGTAAGTACGAAAGAATCTGTCCGAGTAATCAGAGATGCCAAAAAGGCTGGGGTTCGAGTAACTGCTGAAGTCAGTCCACACCACCTACTATTATGTGAAGACGACATTCCAGGAAACGATGGGAACTGGAAAATGAATCCACCACTGCGAGCTAAAGAAGATTTGCAAGCTTTAATCGAAGGATTGGAAGATGGGACACTTGATTTTATCGCCACAGATCATGCCCCTCATACAGAACAGGAAAAAGGCAATGGCATGGAACAAGCACCATTTGGAATCGTCGGATTGGAAACAGCTTTCCCACTGCTGTATACCCATTTTGTGAAAAGTGGAAAATGGACGTTAGCTCAATTGGTTGAATGGATGACGAGAAAACCGGCCGATGTTTTTGGACTGCCTTATGGTCGTCTGCATATGGGCGAATCAGCGGACTTAGTATTCATTGACTTGTCGAGAGAACAAGATATTGAAACTGCAACGTTTGTGTCAAAAGGAAAAAATACACCGTTCCAAAATTGGACATGTACCGGTTGGCCGGTTATGACGATGTTTGAAGGTAATGTAATTTGGCAGGAGGAGAAATAA
- a CDS encoding aspartate carbamoyltransferase catalytic subunit — MKHLLSMKDLNNTDIQTILSRASQFQQQVSADWTKQYTVANLFFEPSTRTKMSFEMAERKLGLNVLPFEAGTSSTLKGETLYDTVKTLEAIGVDAVVIRHEQDGFYEGLLAGVNVAIINGGDGSGQHPTQCLLDLFTIQQEFGKFEGLQVAIVGDIGHSRVAKSNAEALTRLGAHVTFLCPPEWQGNFDAANTWDNILPSADVVMLLRVQHERHDTQSDFSKERYHQTYGLTQSRYEKLKPTAIIMHPAPINRDVEIADELVESEKSRIFKQMHNGVFIRMAILESVLKGRS; from the coding sequence GTGAAGCATCTATTAAGCATGAAAGACCTAAACAATACAGACATACAAACGATATTAAGTCGTGCATCACAATTTCAACAGCAAGTTTCCGCTGATTGGACTAAACAATACACAGTAGCGAATTTATTTTTTGAACCGAGTACACGAACAAAAATGAGTTTTGAGATGGCAGAGCGGAAACTTGGACTGAACGTACTTCCATTCGAAGCAGGAACATCGAGCACGCTAAAAGGTGAAACTTTATACGACACAGTAAAAACATTAGAAGCAATAGGTGTGGATGCTGTGGTCATAAGGCATGAACAAGATGGTTTCTATGAAGGACTACTAGCGGGAGTAAACGTAGCGATCATCAATGGTGGAGATGGCTCGGGTCAGCACCCTACTCAATGTTTGCTTGATCTTTTTACCATCCAACAAGAGTTTGGAAAGTTTGAAGGGTTGCAAGTAGCAATCGTTGGGGATATTGGACATAGTCGGGTAGCCAAATCGAATGCAGAAGCGCTGACAAGATTAGGTGCTCATGTCACGTTCCTTTGTCCCCCTGAATGGCAAGGCAACTTCGATGCAGCAAACACTTGGGACAACATACTACCGAGTGCAGATGTGGTGATGCTTTTACGGGTGCAACATGAGCGGCACGATACCCAGTCTGATTTTTCAAAAGAAAGATATCATCAAACTTATGGTTTGACTCAATCACGTTATGAAAAATTGAAGCCGACTGCCATCATCATGCATCCTGCGCCAATTAACCGGGATGTGGAAATAGCAGACGAGCTAGTGGAAAGTGAAAAATCACGCATATTTAAACAAATGCATAACGGTGTGTTCATACGCATGGCGATACTGGAATCCGTTTTGAAGGGGAGATCATGA
- a CDS encoding solute carrier family 23 protein codes for MANTQTVLDIHDRPSAGKLTTLSIQHMFAMFGATILVPQLVGLSPAIALLTSGIATLIFMFVTKFQVPAYLGSSFAFILPIQMATKEGGIGSAMVGSLFVAIVYFIVSLIIWKTGYKWIMKILPPIVVAPVIIVIGLALSPVAIDMAMNIDPDLDGIKEYSMLHFSAALVTLAAAVVATLFFRGIISLMPVLIGIIVGYVYSLIIGIVNFEPVTKANWLSAPEFLIPGVHYEFIITPTLLWLMVPIAIVTISEHIGHQLVLGKIVNRNYIKEPGLHRSLLGDGLGTFISGLLGGPPKTTYGENIGVLAITRVYSVYVIGGAAILAIVFSFFGKVMALIATIPTPVLGGISILLFGIIASSGLRMLVDNKIDFGDKRNLVISSIILVIGIGGAKLHFTETFEVGGMALAALVGVLLNLVLPGKPQEAIDSLEDKSNTTSF; via the coding sequence ATGGCAAACACACAAACAGTTTTGGACATACATGATAGGCCTTCAGCAGGTAAGTTGACAACACTAAGTATCCAACATATGTTCGCCATGTTTGGGGCGACAATACTGGTTCCACAATTGGTTGGTCTAAGTCCAGCGATTGCGTTATTGACTAGCGGTATTGCGACACTGATCTTTATGTTTGTAACGAAATTTCAAGTTCCAGCTTATCTAGGTTCTTCATTTGCCTTCATCTTACCGATTCAAATGGCTACAAAGGAAGGTGGAATCGGAAGTGCCATGGTTGGCAGTCTATTCGTCGCAATCGTCTACTTTATCGTGTCTTTGATAATTTGGAAAACAGGCTATAAATGGATTATGAAAATTTTACCGCCAATCGTGGTTGCGCCCGTGATCATAGTTATCGGCTTGGCATTATCTCCTGTTGCCATCGATATGGCGATGAACATAGATCCGGATTTGGACGGAATAAAAGAATACAGCATGTTGCACTTCTCTGCTGCTTTGGTGACATTGGCTGCAGCCGTTGTCGCGACATTGTTCTTCAGAGGAATCATCAGCTTAATGCCGGTTCTAATCGGAATCATCGTTGGATACGTGTACTCCTTGATTATCGGTATTGTCAACTTCGAACCAGTAACAAAAGCAAACTGGTTGTCAGCTCCTGAATTCCTGATTCCCGGAGTACACTATGAATTTATCATCACACCGACATTGCTTTGGTTGATGGTACCAATCGCGATTGTGACCATTTCAGAACATATCGGTCATCAATTGGTTTTAGGGAAAATCGTAAACCGCAATTACATAAAAGAGCCAGGACTTCATCGTTCATTGCTCGGTGACGGTCTTGGTACTTTCATCAGCGGTCTGTTGGGAGGACCTCCGAAAACAACCTACGGTGAAAACATCGGAGTGCTAGCGATTACCCGAGTATACAGCGTGTATGTCATTGGGGGAGCGGCTATTCTTGCTATCGTCTTTTCATTCTTCGGCAAAGTCATGGCACTCATTGCAACGATTCCAACTCCAGTGCTTGGCGGAATTTCGATTTTGCTCTTCGGGATTATTGCGTCCTCAGGCCTGCGTATGTTGGTTGATAACAAGATTGATTTTGGAGACAAGCGTAACTTGGTCATTTCATCCATCATCCTGGTAATCGGGATTGGAGGAGCGAAATTACACTTCACCGAAACGTTTGAAGTCGGTGGAATGGCATTGGCTGCCTTGGTGGGTGTTCTACTAAATTTAGTGCTACCAGGTAAACCGCAAGAAGCCATCGATTCATTGGAAGATAAATCAAATACAACATCCTTTTAA
- the pyrR gene encoding bifunctional pyr operon transcriptional regulator/uracil phosphoribosyltransferase PyrR has product MVEKANILDEQAINRALTRIAHEIIERNKGIENCILVGIKTRGAYLANRLAAKIEKIEGKSIKAGELDITLYRDDLSMKTENKEPLVQQVDIQHVVTNQKVILVDDVLYTGRTVRAAMDAVMDLGRPSQIQLAVLIDRGHRELPVRADYVGKNIPTASLERIVVRLQETDHEDSVTIYE; this is encoded by the coding sequence ATGGTTGAAAAAGCGAATATTTTGGATGAACAAGCAATTAACCGTGCATTGACACGGATTGCTCATGAAATTATTGAACGCAACAAAGGTATAGAGAATTGCATTCTCGTCGGAATCAAAACTAGAGGCGCTTATTTAGCGAATCGGCTGGCTGCCAAAATTGAAAAAATTGAAGGAAAGTCAATCAAAGCAGGCGAGCTGGATATTACCTTATACAGAGACGACCTATCCATGAAAACTGAAAACAAAGAGCCACTCGTTCAACAAGTGGATATTCAACATGTTGTGACCAACCAGAAAGTGATTTTGGTTGATGACGTTTTGTATACTGGCCGAACAGTAAGAGCCGCAATGGATGCGGTCATGGATTTGGGAAGACCATCACAAATTCAATTGGCAGTCTTAATCGATCGGGGTCATCGGGAATTGCCAGTACGCGCAGACTATGTCGGGAAAAATATCCCGACGGCAAGCTTGGAAAGAATCGTGGTCCGTTTGCAGGAAACAGATCATGAAGACAGTGTAACAATTTACGAATAG